TTACCTTTCGAATTAGCAGTCGTTACTCCGCTAGATTAAAGGGGTTAGATATTCAAAAAGCGCTCCAAACAGAAGAGTTAGATGGAATTTTTTGTACAGATGATTTCACAGCCATTTTAACATTGCAAGAAGCACAAAAATTAGGCATCAAAGTTCCTGAACAGCTAAAAGTAATTGGATATGACGGCACACAATTTGTTAGAGAATCTTTTCCTGCTCTAACAACTGTTGCCCAACCAATTGATGACTGTGCTACTCTACTAATTGAGCTTTTGTGCAAACGAATCAAAAATAAAGAGCAACAGCTTGACGACCTTTATACACTACCTATCCAACTAATTAAAGGAACAACTGCTTAACAAACATCCCAACTAATTTTATCGTTTTCACCAAACAAATGATTCCTAATAAAATATTCGCTGACGCACAAGAATTTTTTATCTTCTTGTGCGTCAGCGCTATTTTTTATCAAAAAGTTGATTTACGGCTTATCAAAATTTTCTCGCATAATTTCCAAACTACTGGTGCGATTATCAGCATGTCTCCCTATCTCAATCAAATGACGTAAGTTTTGTGTATAAAACGCCGCAAATACACAAGAATAAAGTACATCGAAAAGATACGCAATTGAGGTGTTAATCGAGAAGGTACCGATTTTGGAATAGAGTCGCTCTCTTGTTGTTAAATTTAAAACACAATCCGCATTTTCAGATAAAAGATTCGAGCCAATGCTTGTCACTCCAATAATCGGAACGTTTTTTTTCTTAAGGACCTCAAGCGTTCCACGAACAATTTTTGTATCCCCAGTATAGGAAAGAACCACTGCGCATGTTGTTGAATCACTATTAAACGCTTCGTAGATATGTTCAGTATGGATGGTACAAATCGTAACTCTTTGCTTAATTCGGTTCATCTTCAAAACAAAATCTTGAACCATTAAGGCATTTGCACTGCTGGTAAAAATCTTGATTGTCTCGGCACTTAGCAACATTTCTTTTGCTTGTTGCAGTTGATCATGGTGCAACAAAGAGAGTGTATCGGCAATCGTTGTTTGTTCTAGGACAGCGATTTTTTGAGCAATTGCTTGGATGCTATCATTTTGATGAAATGGAAGGTTGGCATTTACTTCTTTGAACTGGGCGTGAAGATACTTATTCTCATCCAAATAAGCATCTCTTAAGCCCACCCAACCAGAAAAGCCAATTTTTTTAGCTAGACGAATCATACTAGATGGATGCGTATACGTTACACGGGCAATCTGCTTCATCGTTGATTTTTCTAGTAGCTCTGGGTGCTGCAACATATACTCAGAAATCATTTTTTCTGCATGTGATAAAGACATTTTTTGCAATTTTTCTGCAATTAACATCTCATCCCCTCCTCTTTATTTTTAGTATAACCTATTTTAAGCAGCAATGAAAACGCTATCTAAAGTTATTTGTAAATCATTTTTACAAATTGAATGGTGAAACACCCACTTTCTTGTAAACATTTAATCTTCTTCAAAGCAACAGATTGTTTTTAGCTAAAAACGAGCTGATAATGAACTTGTAACCAATTCACAATAAGGAGGAAATACTATGAATAAAGGCGTTAAGATTGTGACCATCGGTGGGGGAAGTAGTTATACCCCAGAACTAATGGAAGGATTCATTAAACGTTATGAGGAATTACCCATTCGTGAAATTTGGCTGGTGGATATTGAAGATGGCAAAGAAAAATTAGAGATAGTCGGGAAAATGGCCCAACGAATGTGGGATGCTTCACCATATGATGTCAAAATTCATCTGACACTCGACCGTCAAAAAGCACTTAAAGATGCCGATTTTGTCACGACTCAATTTCGGGTTGGCCTCTTAGAAGCTAGGATCAAAGACGAACGCATCCCTGCTTACTACGGAATGCTTGGGCAAGAAACAAACGGGGCCGGTGGGATGTTCAAAGCTTTCCGGACTATCCCTGTTATCTTAGATATTGTTGAAGATATGAAGCGTCTGTGTCCGGATGCTTGGCTAGTCAACTTTACCAACCCAAGTGGTATGGTTACCGAGGCAGTGATTCGCTACGGAAAATGGGACAAAGTAGTCGGACTATGTAATGTCCCAGTCATGGCCATGATGGTAGAACCAGAGTTACTAGGCGTTAAAACTGAGGATTTGATTTACAAATTTGCTGGGCTCAATCATTTTCATTGGCATAAGGTAGCAGATAAACACGGCAAAGATGTTACCTTAGAAATTATCAACAAGATGTACGAAGGGGATGCGGGACTGCCAACAAATATTCATGATATTCCCTTTTACAAAGAACAACTAAAACAAATGAACATGATTCCGTGTGGATATCACCGCTACTACTATAGAGAAGAAGAAATGTTGGCCTATGCGCTAGAAGAATACAAAACGATTGGAACACGAGCACAACAAGTTAAGCAAACCGAGACCGAACTTTTTGATTTATATCGCGATCCACACTTAGACCACAAGCCAGAACAATTAGCAAAACGCGGCGGTGCGCATTATTCTGACGCGGCTTGTGAAACCATTGCCTCGATCCATGCTAATAAAAATACTCATATTGTGGTTTCAACTAAAAATAATGGCGCCGTTCCAGACCTGCCTAGTGATTGTGTCGTAGAGGTTTCTGCCTATTTAGGTGCACAAGGTGCACGAGCGATTGCTTTTGGAAAGCTACCTGCTGCTGAGCGCGGATGGCTACAAGTCATGAAAAATATGGAGCTTGTTACGATTGAAGCGGCAGTCACAGGCAATTACGGTACTGCACTACAAGCATTCACCATCAATCCAATGGTTCGTTCAGGCGACACCGCTAGAAAAATACTGGATGAACTCCTTTTAGCCCACAAAAAATACTTGCCTCAATTTAAGGAAAGTATTGAACGCTTAGAAAAAGAAAAAGTTCAAATCAAAGATGAACTTTCTAGACAGCTAAGTGAATAGTCTAAAAAGTCATGAAATCTCTTAAAGCATAAAAAAGAGTTTTACAGCGAAGCTATACCCCGATTTCAGATGTGACGCAAAAGAAAAGCCTTCTTTTGTGTCACATCTTTTTTATATAACTTAAAAAATTAACAACGAAATAAAATAAAATTGTTTTAAAGTTTACAATTAAGCGTTACAATAACGCTATAAATATCAAATTGATGTTTACGGTTAACTTTGCGTGGTAAAAAAGAAAAAAGGAGTCTTGAAAATGAAAAAAATGAGTCAATTTGTTTTGCTTTCCACTCTGCTTTTAGGTATCGGAGTCAGTAACTACCCCACACTCGTTCATGCGGAAAACAACACTACACCTGCCCCTAGCATCCAACCAGCCAACACAACCAATAAGAACAAGAAGATTTTGTTTGACAACACACATGCTCAAACTGCTGGTGCCGCTGATTGGGTAATTGATGGTGGTTTTTCTGACTTTGCCAATGCTTTGGCACAAGACGGATTTTATGTTAAAGAGCTAAGAAAAGCAACTCCCATCACTCTCGAAGACTTAAAAAGTTACAGTGTTTTTGTGATTCCAGAAGCAAATATTCCTTATAAAGAAAGTGAACAAAAGGCCATCTCTGATTATGTTGAGCAAGGAGGCGCTGTTTTCTATATTGCTGATCACTATAACGCAGACCGCAATAAAAATCGCTGGGATGCCTCCGAGGTATTCAACGGTTACAGACGCGGTGCATATAACGATCCAGCAAAAGGAATGACTGCTGAAGAAAAAAATTCTTCTGCTATGCAAGGAGTTGTCAGTAGTGATTGGCTAGCGAATACTTTTGGCGTTCGTTTTCGCTATAACGCCTTAGATAATGTCGAACATGCTGGCAATCAACTATTAGATAATACGTTTGGTCTATTAGATGGCGTATCAAGCGTTGCTTTACACGCAGGAAGTACCCTTGCCATTACCAATCCCTCCGTTGCTAAAGGACTAGTCTACTTACCTTCTGGTCTAACTAGTGCCAATAAATGGTCGCATGCCGTAGATCAAGGTGTTTATAATGGGGGTGGGATTGCTGAGGGAGCCTATGTTGCAATTGCAAAGAAAGGGCTAGGAAAAGCTGCGTTTATCGGAGATTCCTCTGCAGTTGAAGATGCATCACCTAAATATAAAAATGAAGAAACCGGTGCAAAAAAAAATACCTACAATGGTTTTTCAGAAGTCAGTGACAAAACATTATTACTCAATTTAGCAAACTGGCTTTCTCAAAATGAATCCTATAAAACTTTTACTGAAAAAAACATTTCTTTATCTAGTAAAACTATTTTAGCGGCTAACGAAGCCCCTGAAAAATCAACTGAACCTCAAAGCGAGCCTTGGTCCACTTCAAAAGCTAGCTATAAATGGTGGAATCCAGCTACTTTCGCTTATGGATCATACGGATATGGTACAACAGCAACTACCGGTGATTCCAGTTCAAGTAGCAATTCATCTTCTTCAGATTCTAGCACTCCCTCTTCTGATACAAGTAGTACAACTGCTCCTACCAACACAGAAAAAAGTTATCAATTAAATTGGCCCGAAAAGATTCCATCACAAGAAGCAACCACGGTAACTATCCAATTAAACGGTTTTAAGCCAAATACCACTCTTCCCAACTTTGATATAGGCGTATATGATCAAACAGGAGTACAAGTCGGTTTTGTCCAATCAGAAAATGGAACTTGGCCCACAAGCGCGGGCTACTCACAAAAATTCAGTCTGCGCACAGATAGTACTGGTTCTTGTACCAAGCAACTATCTATCCGGGTAGAAAAATCCGGGACCCATTCTATTCGACTACGCCAAAATGCAAAAGCGCTCGTTACCAATAAACAATTTGTAGTAGAGTAAATTTTATCCTTAAAATTTTTATCTAAAACCAAAAGACAGGCAATAAAACGGTACACTTGTTTTATTGCCTGTCTTTTTTTCTTATTGTTAGCTTTGACCCTGCCGATACATTCAATCTTCTTGTTTCTTAAAAAACAAATACGTTAAGTCATTTTTAGTATAAGAACAAACAGGTTTTAGATGCGCTTCGCGTTTAATTTGATGAAACAAAGGAATCCCTTTGCCTATAATAATCGGTACAACTGCAAGGATATACTCATCAATTAGATTTTCACTGACTAGCGGATCAATCAGAGAATTTCCACCAACTATCCAAATATTTTTCCCTTTCTTAGCTTTTAACTGTTTCACTAATTTGGTTACAGGTTGATGCACAAAATGAATGTGTTCCTCTTGTGAAATATTGTCTCTTGAAGTTAGGACAAAAGACTCACACTTTTCATACGGATATTGCCCTGGAGAGAGCTCTGTTACAATTTGATCATAAGTAGTTCTCCCCAATATCACAGTGTCAATATCTCGATAGAAGTCTTCATAAGTCGTATCCTCTTCTACTATTTCTGGATCCAACCAATCAATTGATCCATCTTCTTTCGCAATATAACCATCCAAACTCACTGCTATGTATACTATTACTTTTCTCTCGTCCATAAAACGCCTCCCACCTCTTTGACAATTATTATATCAAGCTCTAAACTGAATAAAAGAGACAAAGATTGAATTTGTCTCTTGACTTTGGAGGGAAAAATTGATGAATCACACAAAACAGTCTGTCTGGCTTGACACACAAACTTTACTACTTGCTAATCATCCATTTAAAACAGTAACAATCAATCAAATATGTGCCGCCTCAAAGATTCATCGTTCAACTTTTTACCGTCTTTTCTTAGATAAATTTGATTTGTTAGAGTTTGGGATTGCACAATTATGGGAAGATTATTTCAATTGTTTGACTTTTGAAAAGCTTTCTACACCTTTTCAAACCGCAGATGGTTTTTTTCTTTTTCACAAGCCAAAAAACTCATTAGTTCTCAAAAGTTTGATCTTGAGTTACTAGAAACGATCCAACGCCTCACGCTTAACAAACTAAAACAGCAATACTTGATTTGTCTTAACGAGGAAAAAAGCGAATTAATTGCAGGATATATCTTAGCTACTATCGTCTATATTGATGACTTCAAAAGTAAAAAAAATTGTCTCCCAAAGACAAAGATGCGCTTTTTTTAGATTTAGCGCTCAACAATCCTGTAGTAAAAGAAACTTGGAAACAACCTAGCTTAGAAATTGAAACTTTTTATAAAGAATCCACTCTTACGTTACATCCAACCAATAAAAAATAATCCTTCTCAAAAAATCCCAGCTATTTTTTCTTTTTTTACCATTTTTCCGCCATTCTTGCTTTAAAAATAAAAAAGAGAATGCGTATTCCATCTTCTAAACGTCCAAAGACGCCGACAGAATACCATTCTCGTGGGTTTGGCACCCAATGGGCCGTGAGGGGTTCGAACCCGCGACCCGCTGATTAAGAGTCAGCTGCTCTACCAACTGAGCTAACGGCCCAAACATTAAAAGTATCACAAAGAGTATTTTAACATCAAATTTTACTTTTATCAATTGATTTTTAAGGAAAAAACAGAAAAAGTCTATGATTTCGACTTTTTCTGTTTCTATTTTTCTCAGAAATTATTTTCGCTCGCTTAATTTACTATATCGAGTTGCCCCAATGATCAGAGGGACCTTCTCCATAGTGGTTTCACTGTATTCTAAGCCAAACCATTCGATTGGAGAAGTGGCATATTTTTTTATCGCAAGCTTTGTCTGCATGATATATTTATCAAATTTATGGAGTGCTGTTACATTGGATAGTTCTTCTTCAATCAAGACAAATTTAAAATCCCCAACGTCTCTTCCAGGCGTAATCGAATATTTTTGTGGCTGGGGCTTAATCCTGCCAGAATTCATTAGTTCTTTAACAATTTGACGTAAATACAGATTAATACTTTGGCGGACTCTAAACCCTAAATAAAGAGTCACTTTCACGATACAATCGCTATCAAGCATATCAATTTCATATTCTCGCGTGTAAGGTTCATCCGTTACCTCTACATGCACAAACCAATACAAGTCCGCACGTTTTGGTTGCTTATCAAGTATTGAGTACATCACTTGTTGTTCGACATAATCCTCTTGTTCATGAGAAATTAAATACACCACATTGGTTTGGAACTTAGGGATTTCTTGGTCTTCTTTTAATTCAATCAATTGCGGTTTATAATCTTTCAAACGTACGGAGAGCTGCTCCCTTTTTTGAATATCATTCCCTTTTTGCCAAACAAACATCACGG
The DNA window shown above is from Vagococcus entomophilus and carries:
- a CDS encoding MurR/RpiR family transcriptional regulator, with the translated sequence MLIAEKLQKMSLSHAEKMISEYMLQHPELLEKSTMKQIARVTYTHPSSMIRLAKKIGFSGWVGLRDAYLDENKYLHAQFKEVNANLPFHQNDSIQAIAQKIAVLEQTTIADTLSLLHHDQLQQAKEMLLSAETIKIFTSSANALMVQDFVLKMNRIKQRVTICTIHTEHIYEAFNSDSTTCAVVLSYTGDTKIVRGTLEVLKKKNVPIIGVTSIGSNLLSENADCVLNLTTRERLYSKIGTFSINTSIAYLFDVLYSCVFAAFYTQNLRHLIEIGRHADNRTSSLEIMRENFDKP
- a CDS encoding TetR/AcrR family transcriptional regulator; amino-acid sequence: MNHTKQSVWLDTQTLLLANHPFKTVTINQICAASKIHRSTFYRLFLDKFDLLEFGIAQLWEDYFNCLTFEKLSTPFQTADGFFLFHKPKNSLVLKSLILSY
- a CDS encoding dihydrofolate reductase family protein; this encodes MDERKVIVYIAVSLDGYIAKEDGSIDWLDPEIVEEDTTYEDFYRDIDTVILGRTTYDQIVTELSPGQYPYEKCESFVLTSRDNISQEEHIHFVHQPVTKLVKQLKAKKGKNIWIVGGNSLIDPLVSENLIDEYILAVVPIIIGKGIPLFHQIKREAHLKPVCSYTKNDLTYLFFKKQED
- a CDS encoding DNA-binding protein; translation: MKKMSQFVLLSTLLLGIGVSNYPTLVHAENNTTPAPSIQPANTTNKNKKILFDNTHAQTAGAADWVIDGGFSDFANALAQDGFYVKELRKATPITLEDLKSYSVFVIPEANIPYKESEQKAISDYVEQGGAVFYIADHYNADRNKNRWDASEVFNGYRRGAYNDPAKGMTAEEKNSSAMQGVVSSDWLANTFGVRFRYNALDNVEHAGNQLLDNTFGLLDGVSSVALHAGSTLAITNPSVAKGLVYLPSGLTSANKWSHAVDQGVYNGGGIAEGAYVAIAKKGLGKAAFIGDSSAVEDASPKYKNEETGAKKNTYNGFSEVSDKTLLLNLANWLSQNESYKTFTEKNISLSSKTILAANEAPEKSTEPQSEPWSTSKASYKWWNPATFAYGSYGYGTTATTGDSSSSSNSSSSDSSTPSSDTSSTTAPTNTEKSYQLNWPEKIPSQEATTVTIQLNGFKPNTTLPNFDIGVYDQTGVQVGFVQSENGTWPTSAGYSQKFSLRTDSTGSCTKQLSIRVEKSGTHSIRLRQNAKALVTNKQFVVE
- a CDS encoding 6-phospho-beta-glucosidase — encoded protein: MNKGVKIVTIGGGSSYTPELMEGFIKRYEELPIREIWLVDIEDGKEKLEIVGKMAQRMWDASPYDVKIHLTLDRQKALKDADFVTTQFRVGLLEARIKDERIPAYYGMLGQETNGAGGMFKAFRTIPVILDIVEDMKRLCPDAWLVNFTNPSGMVTEAVIRYGKWDKVVGLCNVPVMAMMVEPELLGVKTEDLIYKFAGLNHFHWHKVADKHGKDVTLEIINKMYEGDAGLPTNIHDIPFYKEQLKQMNMIPCGYHRYYYREEEMLAYALEEYKTIGTRAQQVKQTETELFDLYRDPHLDHKPEQLAKRGGAHYSDAACETIASIHANKNTHIVVSTKNNGAVPDLPSDCVVEVSAYLGAQGARAIAFGKLPAAERGWLQVMKNMELVTIEAAVTGNYGTALQAFTINPMVRSGDTARKILDELLLAHKKYLPQFKESIERLEKEKVQIKDELSRQLSE